From the Oryza glaberrima chromosome 5, OglaRS2, whole genome shotgun sequence genome, one window contains:
- the LOC127772776 gene encoding annexin D4, translating to MADEIQHLTRAFSGLGGLGVDEPAMVSALAKWRRQPEKLSGFRKSFNGFFKDHGGVIERCEEEYMLHLAAEFSRFKNLMVMWAMHPWERDARLAHHVLHQAHPAAIVVEIACTRTAEELLGARKAYQALFHHSLEEDVAYRARDKPYCGLLVGLVSAYRYEGPRVSEETARAEAKALVAAVKSAGHAAAKLVENDDVVRILTTRSKPHLVETFKHYKEIHGRHIEEDLGHEETLREAALCLATPARYFSEVVAAAVSDGADHHAKEALTRVAVTRADVDMDAIRAAYHEQFGGRLEDAVAGKAHGYYRDALLSLVAGGK from the exons ATGGCTGATGAAATCCAGCATCTGACCAGGGCCTTCTCAG GGCTCGGTGGCCTCGGCGTGGACGAGCCGGCGATGGTGTCGGCGCTGGCCAAGTGGCGCAGGCAGCCGGAGAAGCTGTCCGGGTTCAGGAAGAGCTTCAATGGCTTCTTCAAGGATCACGGCGGCGTCATCGAGAGGTGCGAGGAGGAGTACATGCTCCACCTTGCCGCCGAGTTCTCGCGGTTCAAG AACCTGATGGTGATGTGGGCGATGCACCCGTGGGAGCGCGACGCGCGGCTGGCGCACCACGTGCTCCACCAGGCGCACCCGGCGGCCATCGTCGTGGAGATCGCTTGCACCCGGACGGCGGAGGAGCTCCTCGGCGCTCGCAAGGCGTACCAGGCGCTGTTCCACCACTCCCTCGAGGAGGACGTCGCCTACCGCGCCAGGGACAAGCCCTACTGCGGC CTGCTGGTCGGGCTGGTGAGCGCGTACCGGTACGAGGGCCCGAGGGTGAGCGAGGAgacggcgcgcgcggaggcgaAGGCGCTCGTCGCCGCGGTGAAGAGCGCCGGccacgcggcggcgaagctggTGGAGAACGACGACGTCGTCAGGATCCTCACCACCCGGAGCAAGCCGCACCTCGTAGAGACCTTCAAGCACTACAAGGAAATCCATGGCCGCCACATCGAAGAG GATCTTGGGCACGAGGAGACACtgagggaggcggcgctgtgcctggcgacgccggcgaggtacttcagcgaggtggtggcggcggcggtgagcgacGGCGCCGACCACCACGCGAAGGAGGCGCTGACGCGGGTGGCGGTGACGCGGGCGGACGTGGACATGGACGCCATCCGCGCGGCCTACCACGAGCAGTTCGGCGGGAGGCTggaggacgccgtcgccgggaaGGCGCACGGCTACTACAGGGACGCGCTCCtctcgctcgtcgccggcggcaagtGA
- the LOC127772775 gene encoding annexin D3, with protein sequence MCCWCCCLDCIHNIPPLNLLFLHFSPHSLSPSAASAGGGEEAAAAVAPMASISVPNPAPSPTEDAESIRKAVQGWGTDENALIEILGHRTAAQRAEIAVAYEGLYDETLLDRLHSELSGDFRSALMLWTMDPAARDAKLANEALKKKKGELRHIWVLVEVACASSPDHLVAVRKAYRAAYASSLEEDVASCSLFGDPLRRFLVRLVSSYRYVGDGGGGGVDGELAIAEAAELHDAVVGRGQALHGDDVVRIVGTRSKAQVAATLERYRQEHGKGIDEVLDGRRGDQLAAVLKAALWCLTSPEKHFAEVIRTSILGLGTDEEMLTRGIVSRAEVDMEKVKEEYKVRYNTTVTADVRGDTSGYYMNTLLTLVGPEK encoded by the exons ATGTGTTGCTGGTGCTGCTGCCTGGACTGCATCCATAACATACCTCcactcaatctcctcttcctccatttCTCCCCCcattctctctccccctcagcTGCTTCTGcaggtggaggagaagaagcagcagcagctgttgCTCCCATGGCTTCCATCTCTGTCCCAAACCCAGCTCCTTCACCCACAGAGGATGCAGAGAGCATAAGAAAGGCAGTGCAAG GATGGGGAACGGACGAGAATGCGCTGATCGAGATACTCGGCCACCggacggcggcgcagcgggCGGAGATCGCCGTCGCCTACGAGGGCCTCTACGACGAGACCCTCCTCGACAGGCTCCACTCCGAGCTCTCCGGCGACTTCCGT AGCGCGTTGATGCTGTGGACGATGGACCCGGCGGCGCGGGACGCCAAGCTGGCCAACGAGGccctgaagaagaagaagggcgaGCTCCGCCACATCTGGGTGCTCGTCGAGGTCGCCTGCGCGTCGTCGCCGgaccacctcgtcgccgtcagGAAGGCCTACCGCGCCGCCTACGCCTCGTCGCTGGAGGAGGACGTGGCGTCGTGCTCGCTGTTCGGGGACCCGCTCAGGCGGTTCCTGGTGCGCCTCGTGAGCTCCTACCGgtacgtcggcgacggcggcggcggcggcgtcgacggcgagctggcgatcgccgaggcggcggagctgcACGACGCGGTGGTGGGCAGGGGGCAGGCTCtgcacggcgacgacgtcgtccgCATCGTCGGCACGAGGAGCAAGGCGCAGGTCGCGGCGACACTGGAGCGGTACAGGCAGGAGCACGGCAAGGGCATCGACGAGGTCctcgacggccgccgcggcgaccagCTCGCGGCGGTGCTCAAGGCCGCGCTCTGGTGCCTCACCTCGCCGGAGAAGCATTTCGCAGAG GTGATCCGGACATCGATTCTAGGGCTTGGCACCGACGAGGAGATGCTGACGAGAGGGATCGTGTCGCGGGCGGAGGTGGACATGGAGAAGGTGAAGGAGGAGTACAAGGTCAGGTACAACACCACGGTCACCGCCGACGTCCGCGGCGACACGTCGGGGTACTACATGAACACACTTCTCACCCTCGTCGGCCCTGAGAAGTAG
- the LOC127772777 gene encoding mitochondrial fission 1 protein A-like, whose amino-acid sequence MEAKIGKLVESVGSFFSGGDTIPWCTRDIIAGCEREVAEAANEEQKSDSIMRLSWALVHSKNQEDVNRGIGMLEASLGQSNSPLQTREKLYLLAVGHYRNGDYPRSRQLVDRCLEIQPDWRQALSLRKAIEDKIAKDGLIGIGIATTAVGLLVGGIAAIAARKK is encoded by the exons ATGGAGGCCAAGATCGGGAAGCTCGTCGAGTCGGTGGGGagcttcttctccggcggcgacaCCATCCCCTGGTGCACCCGCGACATCATCGCC GGCTGTGAAAGGGAGGTAGCTGAGGCTGCAAATGAAGAGCAGAAGAGTGATAGCATTATGAGGCTGTCTTGGGCCCTCGTGCATTCCAAGAACCAGGAGGATGTAAATCGTGGAATAGGCATGCTTGAAG CATCATTAGGTCAATCCAACAGCCCACTGCAGACTAGGGAGAAGCTATATCTGCTGGCGGTTGGACACTACAGAAATGGTGACTACCCAAGAAGTCGGCAGCTTGTGGACCGTTGTTTGGAG ATTCAACCTGATTGGAGGCAGGCTTTGTCTCTCAGGAAGGCTATAGAAGATAAAATTGCCAAAG ATGGTCTGATCGGAATAGGCATCGCCACAACTGCTGTTGGACTTCTGGTTGGTGGGATTGCAGCTATTGCTGCAAGGAAGAAGTGA